The DNA window CGTGCACTCGCACGGCTTCCAGTGCCGCTTCCTTCGCGGATCGGCGTACCTCGGCAAGGGTGCTTTCGCGCATCACGGGTCCTTTTGCGTCGCTCGGCCGGACACCGGTACCGACCGCTCGTGCGCCGGAAAGGTTGGGCCGGCACTCAGGAATGGTGATACGACCGGACGGTCGCGTTCGGATAACCCATTCCCATTCCCACGGGCTGTCTTTCCTCCTTCGCGCACGTGCCGCCCGCGTAGACCGCCTGGTTCTCGTTGGCGTGGCTGTAGATCGAGCGGGCCGTGAAGCTCAACGGGTGGCAGGTGGCACCGCTCGAATGAACCATCGGCATCGCGACCATCTCACCGGTGAAGTCGGGCCCCTGCCAGAAGCAGACGTACAGCTCGCGGCACTGCGCGCTGACAGACGGCGGCACGGGCCCCGGCACCAGCGACGGCGGGCCGGTCGACGGTGGCGGGGGCGGCGGTGCGCTGCTGGCCGAACTGGGCGGCGCCACGCGGGAAGACGGCGGCGGGCTCGCGGACGTGCTCGGGGGCGGGGAGGACGGGGTGCCGGTGCTCGGGCTGGGCGGCGCGGCACTGCTGCTCGGCAGGCCACCTCCGGCGGCGGGTGCGGCATCCCCGCCGGGGCGCCGGGTCTGGTTCACCGCGACCGTGGTGACCACCACCGTCGCGGCCACCACCAGCACGGCCGCACCGGTCGCCGCGGCCAGCCGCCAGCGCCGGTGGCGGGACCCGGCCCTGATGAAATCCCGTTGCCGCGCGGTCAGTTCGGCGCCGCGTTCGCCGAGCCACTTCCGCGCCTCGGAGAGGGAACCTCCGCGCGGCAGCAGGTCCCGCGCGCCGTCGGCCGCGGCCCAGCGCGTGATCTGCTGGTCGAGGTGATCGCGCCAGTGCAGGAACGCGCGATCGTCCTCCAGCCAGCCGCGCAGCCGCGGCCAGTGGTCGATCAGCGCCTGGTGGGCCAGTTCGGCGTGCGGCTCGCCGTCCATACCCTGGCCGACCACGACCAGCCTGCTCTTCGCCAGGTGGTGCGCGAGGCGCCGCAGGCCGGGGTCGAGCGCGGCCATCAGGACCGCGCGGCGCGAGAACTGCTCGCCGTCGGGGCGGGCGAGCTGGGTGAAGAAGCGGCGCAGGAACTCGACTTCGCCCCTGCCGACGAACTCGGCGATCGCGGATTCCGCCGCGCGGGTCACCGCGCCGGCGACCCCGCCGATCCCGGTGTAGGCCGCCGTGGTCATGAACCCGCCGTCGCGTTCTTCCCACAGCTGCGTCAACAGCGATTCCACCAGCGGCAGCTGTCCCGGTTCGGCACCGGCGTCGTCGAGGATGCGGTCGACGAGCCCGTCCTCGAAGTACAGGCCGGGCGCCCTGGTCGACGGCCCGACGATCGCCGCGCGCAGCTGCGCCGGTCCCATCGGGGCGAGCGTGACGATCGCGGTGCCGAGCGCGTCCTTGGTGTCCTCGGTGAGCAGATCGCCCATCGCGTTCCAGCGCAGCGTGACCAGTACGCGCAGCGGCACGCTCCCGCCGGCGCCGAGCAGCCGGACGAGCAGCCGCAGGAACTCCTTGGCCGCGTCGAGGTCCTCGGCGGCCAGTTCCTCGAACTGGTCGAGGAAGAGCACCATCCCCGCTTCGCGACCGGCTTCGAGCAACGCGTTCGCCAGCCACCGCACCGCCCCCGGATCGGTGGGCAGCCGCACGGCCAGCGCCTGCGCCCAGCGGAACTGGTCGGTGGCTGGCAGGTCAGGGTGCAGGAGCCGGGCCATGGCGAGCGCGAGCGAAAGCGGGCCCGTCACACCGGGCATCGGCCGGAACGGCACGATCGCCGCGCCCGCGGCCCGCAGGCGCGGCAGCATGCCCGCGCGGATCAAGGAGGACTTGCCGGTCCCGGAATGCCCCATCACCGCGACCAGCGGCCTGCGCGCGACGGCGTCGGAGAGCCGCTGGAGATCGTCCTCGCGGCCGAAGAAGAAGTCCGCGTGCCGTTCGTCGAACGGTTCCAGGCCGCGGTACGGGTTCGGCACCCGGCCGGGATCGGTGCCGAAGACGCGCTCGATCGGGATGAGGTACGCCGTGGCCACCAGCGGGCCGGCGTGCGCGGCGACGGTCATCCCGACGACCGCCCTGGCGTCGGAGTCCCATACCGGGGAACCGCTGAACCCGCCGACGATCGGCTGCTCGCCGGGCGTGCCTTCGAGCTGGAGCCACTGCGTGCCCTGCAGATCGCGGAACACCCCCGACGACCAGACGCCGTCGGGGAAGTCCCCGGGGAACCCGAGCACGCGGAATTCGTGCCCCCAGGCGCTTTCCACCCTGGCCAGCGGTGGCACCTGCGCCGCGTCCGGGGCGGGCTCGGCGAGTTCCAGCAGCGCGATGTCACCGGTGCCGTCCGGCAGGATCGGCAGCCAGGTCACCACCGCGGCGGAGAACCGCTTCGCACGGGAACCCGGCCCGGTGACGAGCGGGAAGTCGACCGTGCAGGCCGCCGAGGGCCGCTCCCAGTTCGCGGGGTCGCCGCCCACCGCGGCGGTGACGACGTGCGCGCACGTCGCGATGACGTTCGGTGCCAGCAGGAAGCCGGCGCCCGCCACCGTGCCGTCCGGGCCCAGCACGCGGACGACGGCGCGCCCCAGCGGACCGTGACCGTCCCCCGACCGGTCTGCCATGCCGAACTTTCCTCCTGAGTCGAGTGGTGGACAGGTTACCGTCCGCGTTCTTCCCGCGGCCGGGGCCGGGGCGTCCACCTCCTTGACGCCGCCGGGCAGGGAAGCGTTTCAGTTCAGCAGGCCCAGCCCGCGGAACAGGTCTTCGCACCACGTCCGCGCCGAGTCGAGCGTGGCCCAGCGGGTGTCGTGCCGGTCCAGGTTCGGGAACACGTACGGATCGGCGATGTCCTCCGCCAGGTCCTCGGCACGGGACGGGTGCGGGATCCCGTACCGCGACCGTTTCAGCAACGCCGCCGAGCGGCGGGCGGAGCTGTCCCAGACGCCGAACCACAGCCTGCGCAGCATCGCGGGATGCGCCATCGCGAACAGGAGCCTGCCGACGTCGAGCGGTTCCCCGGCCGGGATCACCTTCGCCACCGCGGAAAACCGCTCCCGCCCGACCCGCGCCGAAAAACCGGACCAGATCTCGACGCTGTGCCCCGCTTCGATGATCGCCGTGCACAACGCGGCCAGCGCGATCCCCCTGTTCCGGATCGTCCGGTGCGCGACGGTGTGCGAACAGGACGCGGGGACCAGGAAGGTGACCACCCTGCCCCGCGCCGAGGTCCAGGACGGGACGGCGTCGACCATGCACTCCGGCACCCCGCTGAGGTAGGCGCCGACGTCGACCTCGCCGCCGGTGACGTCCCAGCACGGCAGCAGCGTCGTGGAGCGGAGGCCGTCGCCGGACCGTTCGCGGAGTGCGGCGATGCCGACGTCCACTTCGGGCAGTGCCCGCGTCCAGCCCGCCGCGGCGAGTTCGAGTGCTTCGTCCCAGGACGCGCCGGCCCACCGGGAATCCCCGTGGCGGCCCGCCCCGTCCGGGATGGAATCGGGTGCCCGCGCGAGGTCGAGGAATTCCGTCCAGGACGGCACCGGCGGCAGGCTCGTCACCTCGCCCCCGATTCGGTGGCGAGCGCCTCCGCGGCGTGGAGCACCGCGTCGATCTGGACGGCCGTGGCTCCGTGCTCGGCGACGATCGCGCGCGAGAGCAGGATGTGCAGCACGGTCACCGAGTCCGCCGGTACGCCGTCGAGGAGCGCCGTCGCGCCGAGCGTCGCGCGGATCAAGCGCACCGCCGCGGTGGCGTCGATCCGCTGGTGCGTCCCGGCCCAGGCCGGCGCGGAGTCGACGAACGCCGGGATCCGCCGGTCGCCCGGCATCGCGAACCGGCGCGCGGCCAGCACGGTGAACACGGCGGAAGCGAGCGTGGCGAACTCGGCGTTCTCGCCTGGCCGGTGCCGCCGGAGTGAACCGGCCAGGTCGGCGCACACCAGCAGTTCCCGGATCAGCGGCCGGGACGGCATCGCGGTCATCGTGGCCCTCCTCCGAAGAAGTCCTTGATGGACTGCCACTTCTTGACGGCGCAGATACCGCTGACCGTCACGACCATGACCGACGAGGTGAAATCCGCCGGTGCCGCGGGCTGGTCGTGCGCGGCCGGATGCGGCCCGGCCGGTTGGACCGGGGCGCCTTTGACGCCCGGTTTCCGCGTCAACCCCCTCTGCGCGTCCTCGAACGTCTCGGGGAACTTGACCAGGGTGCCCGACCCGCTTCCCTTCTTCTCCGTGCTTTCGATCTCGTCCTCGACCCCGGCTTCCCGGCTGCTCGTGGTCCCGCGCGACTTCCGCTTCGGGCCGTCCAGCGGTGGCAGGTTGTTCGTCAGCCGCGAGTGGAACAGGAGCCACATCGCGTAGGCGATGTCGGCCGCGATCGCCAGCCCCAGCAGGGTGTATGCCCCGAGTGCGGCGATGTCGCCGCAGCCGAACCCGGACAGGTCGGCCGCGCCGTAGCTGACCTGTCCGCACTGGCTGGCGAGTGCCGCGGTGGGAACGCAGAGCGGCAGGCCGAGCGCCACCGCGATGATGATCATCAACCGCCAGAACATGTCAGTCCCTCCCCCGTGCACCGTTGCCGCAGCGCGGATATCTCGGTCCGCAGCGCGCGTTCGCTCGCGGGCGGGCGCGGATCCGGGTCGCGCGCGAGCCGCCATCTCGTCGCGGCCAGTTCGAGCTGCCGGTCCCGCAACCGTCCGAAGTGGACATAGCCGCGAACGCCGTACCGCTGGCAGGCCCGCAGCCGTTCGGCGATCCGCAGCCGCGGATGGGACAGCACCGGGAGTTCGGCGCGCGTGACGGCCCCGAGCCCGGTGGCGGATTCGACGAGCAGCACCGCCCGCAGCGCCCGTGCTTCGTGGCGCGCGCCCAGCCACAGCGCCACGCCGACGACCACGAGCAGCGGCCCGCTCAGCGTCGCGTAGTTCAACGGCATCGCCAGCAGCACTTCGGCTTCCTGGCTGCCGCCGTGCCACGGCATGCCGCCGTTGAAGGACGCGAAGTTCCAGAAGAAGTGCCCGAGCACGGCCGTCGCGAACCCGGCCG is part of the Amycolatopsis sp. CA-230715 genome and encodes:
- a CDS encoding DUF7192 family protein, whose translation is MPSWTEFLDLARAPDSIPDGAGRHGDSRWAGASWDEALELAAAGWTRALPEVDVGIAALRERSGDGLRSTTLLPCWDVTGGEVDVGAYLSGVPECMVDAVPSWTSARGRVVTFLVPASCSHTVAHRTIRNRGIALAALCTAIIEAGHSVEIWSGFSARVGRERFSAVAKVIPAGEPLDVGRLLFAMAHPAMLRRLWFGVWDSSARRSAALLKRSRYGIPHPSRAEDLAEDIADPYVFPNLDRHDTRWATLDSARTWCEDLFRGLGLLN
- a CDS encoding nSTAND1 domain-containing NTPase is translated as MADRSGDGHGPLGRAVVRVLGPDGTVAGAGFLLAPNVIATCAHVVTAAVGGDPANWERPSAACTVDFPLVTGPGSRAKRFSAAVVTWLPILPDGTGDIALLELAEPAPDAAQVPPLARVESAWGHEFRVLGFPGDFPDGVWSSGVFRDLQGTQWLQLEGTPGEQPIVGGFSGSPVWDSDARAVVGMTVAAHAGPLVATAYLIPIERVFGTDPGRVPNPYRGLEPFDERHADFFFGREDDLQRLSDAVARRPLVAVMGHSGTGKSSLIRAGMLPRLRAAGAAIVPFRPMPGVTGPLSLALAMARLLHPDLPATDQFRWAQALAVRLPTDPGAVRWLANALLEAGREAGMVLFLDQFEELAAEDLDAAKEFLRLLVRLLGAGGSVPLRVLVTLRWNAMGDLLTEDTKDALGTAIVTLAPMGPAQLRAAIVGPSTRAPGLYFEDGLVDRILDDAGAEPGQLPLVESLLTQLWEERDGGFMTTAAYTGIGGVAGAVTRAAESAIAEFVGRGEVEFLRRFFTQLARPDGEQFSRRAVLMAALDPGLRRLAHHLAKSRLVVVGQGMDGEPHAELAHQALIDHWPRLRGWLEDDRAFLHWRDHLDQQITRWAAADGARDLLPRGGSLSEARKWLGERGAELTARQRDFIRAGSRHRRWRLAAATGAAVLVVAATVVVTTVAVNQTRRPGGDAAPAAGGGLPSSSAAPPSPSTGTPSSPPPSTSASPPPSSRVAPPSSASSAPPPPPPSTGPPSLVPGPVPPSVSAQCRELYVCFWQGPDFTGEMVAMPMVHSSGATCHPLSFTARSIYSHANENQAVYAGGTCAKEERQPVGMGMGYPNATVRSYHHS